One segment of Candidatus Abyssobacteria bacterium SURF_5 DNA contains the following:
- a CDS encoding response regulator has product MARQLEIMVLDDEAIVGARLQPSLEKAGYAVESFIDSRQALKRLQEKRFDIVVTDLKMANVDGMEIHRFAKQRWPDTVVVIITGFATVETAREALQSGVFDFIAKPFKISHLREVIEKAASSIEQAARKEPGS; this is encoded by the coding sequence ATGGCAAGACAATTGGAAATAATGGTTCTGGATGATGAGGCGATAGTGGGGGCTCGCTTGCAGCCGTCTCTGGAAAAAGCGGGGTACGCGGTCGAAAGCTTTATCGACAGTAGACAGGCGCTCAAGAGACTGCAGGAAAAGCGGTTTGACATTGTGGTGACCGATTTGAAAATGGCGAACGTCGACGGGATGGAAATCCACCGGTTCGCCAAACAGCGGTGGCCGGATACCGTCGTCGTCATTATCACCGGATTCGCCACTGTTGAAACCGCCCGGGAAGCCCTTCAGAGCGGAGTATTCGACTTCATCGCGAAGCCATTCAAAATCAGCCATCTTCGAGAAGTCATAGAAAAAGCCGCAAGCAGCATCGAACAAGCAGCAAGAAAAGAGCCCGGTTCCTGA
- a CDS encoding serine/threonine protein phosphatase, with translation MDDILAKTDNVCGKKIFAVGDIHGQYEKLINLMSVLPWNREQDILVFLGDYIDRGKKSKEVVEYLIELEKKGGKIVFLLGNHEKLLTDYYYSGSDYDLKLWRSFGGWQTIQSYTRGAGVWGRPSFLPHAHLDFFRRLLPYYETDDYIFVHAGLREGIPLDEQKLDDLLWIRRSFVEGNHSFSKTIIFGHTPVRTPYVSSDKIGIDTGAGQGNVLTAVELPSLKFYQA, from the coding sequence ATGGATGATATACTCGCCAAAACAGACAATGTCTGCGGAAAAAAAATTTTTGCCGTGGGCGATATCCACGGCCAATATGAGAAACTCATCAACCTCATGTCTGTCTTGCCATGGAACCGGGAGCAAGACATCCTGGTATTCCTCGGAGATTATATCGACCGAGGAAAGAAATCAAAAGAAGTGGTCGAGTACCTGATCGAACTGGAGAAAAAAGGCGGCAAAATCGTCTTTCTTCTGGGAAACCATGAAAAACTGCTTACCGATTATTATTATTCCGGAAGCGACTACGATTTGAAACTCTGGCGCTCCTTCGGCGGATGGCAAACCATTCAAAGCTACACTCGCGGCGCCGGGGTGTGGGGAAGACCTTCGTTCCTCCCGCATGCCCACCTCGATTTCTTCAGGAGATTGCTCCCCTACTACGAAACTGACGATTATATCTTTGTTCACGCGGGCCTTCGGGAGGGGATTCCTCTGGACGAGCAAAAACTGGATGACCTGCTCTGGATTCGAAGGAGCTTCGTTGAGGGCAATCACTCGTTCTCGAAAACGATCATCTTTGGCCATACTCCCGTGAGGACTCCCTACGTCTCATCCGATAAAATCGGCATTGACACCGGAGCAGGCCAGGGAAACGTACTGACGGCGGTCGAGCTGCCTTCTCTCAAGTTCTACCAGGCGTGA
- a CDS encoding BON domain-containing protein — translation MAIITISRGTFSGGMMLAEELSQKLNYRCVGREEIVEMSSKKYGVVEEKLRNAILKRPSGLKRFTYERERYLAFFQAVLCEYAGGDNIIYHGNAGHFLLKGVPHVLRVRIVAPMQLRVKFVMERQQVLHDEAVKYIEKIDKERFKWTKFLYRVDWRSPELYDIVFNLETENIHFISNMIQYAVQREPFKTTPESQRIMDDLALSSLVRAAIASDSATQNIDVIVKAKDGAVTVFGKALTQQVIDRIGEIARSTAGVKEVKNEVGLNYRYQNVET, via the coding sequence ATGGCGATCATAACAATTTCTCGGGGAACATTCAGCGGCGGCATGATGCTGGCGGAGGAATTGTCGCAGAAACTGAATTATCGGTGCGTCGGCCGGGAAGAGATTGTTGAAATGTCGTCAAAGAAATACGGCGTGGTAGAGGAAAAGCTGCGTAACGCGATTCTGAAGCGGCCGTCGGGCTTGAAACGATTCACCTATGAGCGTGAGCGGTATCTGGCTTTCTTTCAGGCGGTTCTTTGCGAGTACGCAGGCGGCGACAACATCATCTATCACGGGAATGCCGGCCATTTTCTGCTGAAGGGGGTTCCTCACGTTCTGAGAGTACGCATCGTCGCGCCCATGCAACTGCGAGTGAAGTTTGTCATGGAGCGCCAGCAGGTGCTCCATGATGAAGCCGTCAAATATATTGAGAAGATCGATAAGGAGCGATTCAAGTGGACGAAATTTCTTTACCGCGTGGACTGGAGATCGCCGGAGCTGTATGATATCGTCTTTAATCTCGAGACGGAAAACATCCACTTTATCAGCAATATGATTCAATATGCCGTTCAGCGGGAGCCGTTCAAGACAACGCCCGAGTCTCAGAGGATAATGGACGATCTCGCTCTGAGCAGTCTGGTGAGAGCGGCTATTGCCTCCGATTCCGCCACGCAGAATATTGACGTTATCGTCAAGGCAAAGGACGGCGCGGTTACGGTTTTCGGAAAGGCGCTTACTCAGCAAGTGATAGACAGGATCGGCGAAATAGCACGTTCGACGGCCGGCGTGAAAGAAGTCAAGAATGAGGTGGGACTGAACTATCGCTATCAAAATGTGGAAACGTGA